One window of Dethiosulfovibrio russensis genomic DNA carries:
- a CDS encoding phage tail tape measure protein, whose product MSKRDVQINVGARVDQAVSAFDRLQKTLYLNGHRLETYGQSVGKVFDPAMKGLVAAGLAAKAAAAGTGLAAFSVAQDLEEAMAVVAQKTGEGEEALKEYEDIVRRLFRENPVSGYGEVAQALAAVRVATGAAGEALEKLTQQYLSLSDVTGVDLNNAVRLGSRLFGDWSISTDKQTEALDALFVASRSTGASIENLAEKAVTYGTKFRQLGFSLEEALGLLGKWEKEGVSTEKALSGLGQAITNMTRSGVRNLVQGWKDLTNSIKNATTEGDAINKAVKYFGADAGPDMAAAIRENRFELGALVEVLSKAEGAIETADEETSTLIESLQSLRNTAKDKLLEPLGDEVSRYVAHVAELLEVLVEWADENQVLKGSVDAFFEGLGLGNIQVEEFKEALEKVDVASFTDQCETFGKMLKAIYRSLKTIADMIPWDLLIEHADSLTKIIIYGWASGKVLSIAGGVLSLAGSFGDLADMMEKFNKVATFIEGTSIAKWLIKSGAALSETVNKLGDSGRLSRWAKDFRNEIRALIKYKGAWFYELKLALGGAGANIGLDMGLEDLEGFEEALKGDKEALESLPEPIQEWIEKNNKTSASLKETSKAVEDLDDKIKNVSDDMKKLEEDPFSLASLFDDEELFDNPDDLLARWVSDKPIRKIDLAISDLKERVEEIKAGGKEAMETLGVSAEEADAVMRDSILKAVEEIKKSLADEDPYMATAFVSAMEKMGTEGGDALMASIAGAMGKGQDSIVKILTGAIQDGFIKGPALTEAMKLIQKKTDELVKKTGDQIEKEYAGMKFSSALMGDLKAYHAKLELSNLGVQSRMPNFSGKGGFGETVNKVSAPISIQIGTVNVKRPEDADKTGREIGRGIVKSFDLGY is encoded by the coding sequence TTGTCCAAGCGGGACGTACAGATAAACGTAGGGGCTCGTGTAGATCAGGCCGTGAGCGCCTTCGACAGATTGCAGAAAACCCTCTATCTGAACGGTCACCGCCTGGAGACCTACGGCCAGTCGGTAGGGAAGGTTTTCGATCCGGCTATGAAGGGACTGGTGGCGGCAGGCCTTGCGGCCAAAGCCGCCGCCGCTGGAACCGGATTGGCCGCTTTCTCGGTGGCTCAGGACCTCGAGGAGGCCATGGCGGTCGTAGCCCAGAAAACCGGAGAAGGCGAAGAGGCCCTGAAAGAATACGAGGACATAGTCAGAAGGCTTTTCAGGGAAAACCCGGTGTCCGGATACGGAGAGGTGGCCCAGGCTCTGGCAGCTGTTCGGGTGGCGACCGGGGCCGCCGGTGAGGCTCTGGAGAAACTGACCCAGCAGTATCTGTCCCTGTCGGACGTCACCGGAGTGGATCTCAACAACGCGGTTCGTCTGGGGTCCAGGCTCTTCGGGGACTGGTCGATCTCGACGGATAAACAGACCGAGGCGCTGGATGCGCTGTTCGTTGCGTCCAGATCGACGGGGGCTTCCATAGAAAACCTGGCGGAGAAGGCCGTTACCTATGGAACCAAGTTCAGGCAGCTGGGTTTCTCCCTGGAGGAGGCTCTCGGGTTGTTGGGCAAGTGGGAAAAGGAAGGGGTCAGCACCGAAAAGGCCCTGTCCGGTCTTGGCCAGGCGATAACGAACATGACCCGAAGCGGTGTCCGGAACCTGGTTCAGGGATGGAAGGACCTTACGAATAGCATAAAAAACGCCACCACCGAAGGAGATGCCATAAACAAGGCCGTGAAATACTTCGGCGCCGATGCAGGTCCGGACATGGCGGCGGCTATCAGGGAGAACCGCTTCGAGCTCGGAGCGTTGGTGGAGGTCTTATCGAAGGCCGAGGGAGCGATCGAAACGGCCGACGAGGAAACATCTACGTTGATAGAGTCTCTTCAGTCACTTAGAAATACCGCGAAAGACAAGCTCCTTGAGCCGTTGGGAGACGAGGTGTCTCGATATGTCGCCCACGTTGCCGAACTGCTGGAGGTTCTCGTCGAATGGGCGGACGAGAACCAGGTGCTTAAGGGCTCGGTTGATGCCTTCTTCGAAGGATTGGGGTTAGGCAATATACAAGTGGAAGAGTTCAAAGAGGCGTTGGAGAAGGTCGATGTCGCCTCCTTCACCGATCAGTGCGAGACCTTCGGCAAGATGTTGAAGGCGATCTATCGATCGCTTAAGACCATAGCCGACATGATCCCCTGGGACCTCCTGATAGAACACGCCGATAGCCTGACCAAGATCATAATATACGGGTGGGCCTCCGGTAAGGTTTTGTCCATAGCCGGAGGAGTTCTAAGCCTTGCGGGATCTTTTGGCGACTTGGCCGATATGATGGAAAAGTTCAACAAGGTGGCGACTTTTATCGAGGGTACTTCCATCGCTAAGTGGCTTATAAAAAGCGGAGCGGCATTATCGGAGACGGTCAACAAGTTGGGCGACAGTGGACGACTGTCTCGCTGGGCCAAGGACTTTCGCAACGAGATACGGGCGTTGATCAAGTACAAGGGAGCTTGGTTCTACGAGCTTAAGCTCGCTCTTGGCGGTGCCGGGGCGAATATAGGCCTAGATATGGGGCTTGAGGATCTGGAAGGGTTCGAAGAGGCCTTGAAGGGAGATAAAGAGGCCCTCGAAAGTCTGCCTGAACCGATTCAGGAATGGATAGAGAAGAACAATAAAACGAGTGCATCGCTAAAGGAAACCTCCAAGGCCGTCGAGGATTTGGACGATAAGATCAAAAACGTATCGGATGATATGAAAAAGCTTGAAGAGGACCCGTTTTCTCTAGCTAGTCTATTCGATGATGAAGAGCTTTTTGATAATCCCGACGATCTCCTCGCCAGGTGGGTTAGCGATAAGCCGATCAGAAAGATAGATTTAGCCATCTCGGACCTTAAGGAACGTGTAGAGGAGATAAAAGCCGGCGGCAAAGAGGCGATGGAAACATTGGGAGTCTCCGCCGAAGAGGCCGATGCCGTGATGAGAGACTCCATATTGAAGGCGGTAGAGGAGATAAAGAAGTCTCTTGCCGACGAGGATCCTTATATGGCCACCGCTTTCGTATCCGCCATGGAGAAGATGGGAACGGAGGGGGGAGACGCTCTTATGGCCTCCATAGCCGGGGCCATGGGCAAGGGGCAGGATTCCATCGTAAAGATTCTGACCGGGGCCATTCAGGACGGCTTTATAAAAGGCCCCGCTCTGACAGAGGCCATGAAGCTCATTCAGAAGAAGACGGACGAGCTCGTCAAAAAAACCGGAGATCAGATAGAAAAAGAATATGCCGGTATGAAATTCAGCTCCGCCTTGATGGGAGATCTGAAAGCCTACCACGCCAAGCTGGAGCTTTCCAACCTGGGGGTTCAAAGCAGAATGCCGAATTTCTCCGGCAAGGGCGGATTCGGCGAAACGGTCAACAAGGTTTCCGCCCCTATATCTATACAGATAGGCACGGTCAACGTAAAACGTCCGGAGGATGCGGACAAGACCGGTCGGGAGATCGGCCGGGGGATAGTCAAGTCCTTCGATCTGGGGTACTGA
- a CDS encoding type II toxin-antitoxin system RelE/ParE family toxin translates to MNRIFITKAFYRWMSKNRINNDSIIAAVKEMESGLIDADLGGYICKKRIPLPGQGKRGSARTIVATKQENSWFFIYGFNKNERSNISSKELESFQEMAKGLLSLTNQKLSLATRNGALKEVSSK, encoded by the coding sequence ATGAACCGGATATTTATAACAAAGGCATTTTATCGTTGGATGTCCAAAAATCGCATCAACAACGACAGCATCATAGCCGCCGTAAAAGAGATGGAATCCGGTCTAATCGATGCGGACCTTGGAGGATACATCTGCAAAAAAAGGATTCCTCTCCCGGGGCAAGGGAAAAGGGGTAGCGCAAGAACGATAGTCGCAACCAAGCAGGAGAATAGCTGGTTCTTCATTTATGGATTTAACAAGAACGAGCGTTCAAACATATCCTCGAAAGAACTGGAGTCCTTTCAGGAAATGGCAAAAGGGTTGTTGTCTCTGACAAATCAAAAACTATCTTTAGCTACTAGAAATGGCGCATTGAAGGAGGTGTCGTCAAAATGA
- a CDS encoding helix-turn-helix domain-containing protein, with the protein MSRILEEMHETARDLYEAGSFSENQMQNFDVMCLPKVPNYSPENIKHIRSLYDLSQKNLAFLLNVSLSTLQKWETGAKKPAGAARKLLNVLESKGISALL; encoded by the coding sequence ATGAGCCGTATACTTGAAGAAATGCACGAAACAGCTCGTGACCTGTACGAAGCGGGGAGCTTTTCCGAAAACCAGATGCAAAACTTCGACGTAATGTGTCTCCCGAAGGTTCCCAACTATTCTCCGGAGAACATCAAACATATTCGTTCTTTGTACGATCTAAGTCAAAAAAACTTAGCTTTTCTCCTTAACGTCAGTCTATCTACTCTACAAAAGTGGGAAACCGGAGCGAAAAAACCGGCAGGGGCGGCCAGAAAACTCCTGAACGTCTTGGAATCAAAAGGAATATCCGCTCTGCTTTAA
- a CDS encoding head-tail joining protein, which yields MGSFRDHLTSTVEALFKGDWADTVVYNGSEIRAIIRKGRTATDGTGFGSDGSSTEGTLRIRLSDVDPCEGDEVLEADGKVWSVVREISRSMTTALLEIRTDRSFL from the coding sequence ATGGGATCTTTTCGGGATCACCTGACATCTACGGTAGAAGCCCTGTTCAAAGGTGATTGGGCCGACACGGTGGTCTATAACGGCAGCGAGATCCGGGCGATCATCCGCAAGGGCAGGACCGCAACCGACGGAACGGGCTTCGGGTCGGACGGTTCCTCCACGGAAGGAACTTTGAGGATAAGACTTTCCGATGTGGATCCCTGCGAAGGAGACGAGGTCCTCGAGGCCGACGGAAAGGTCTGGTCGGTGGTTAGAGAGATCTCCCGTTCCATGACGACGGCTCTGCTGGAGATCCGGACGGATCGGTCGTTTCTGTAA
- a CDS encoding DUF2190 family protein — protein sequence MRTYVEIGGRMDYTPTEDVSVDDVVVLGGRIGVATTDIPAGKTGVLAVVGVFRLPAVTGTAFAPGEALYWDASAGSLTRDGTDDKPLAGYAWTPKAASANFGEVKID from the coding sequence GTGAGAACTTACGTGGAGATAGGCGGCAGGATGGATTACACGCCGACCGAGGATGTGTCCGTAGACGATGTGGTCGTTTTGGGGGGAAGGATCGGAGTGGCCACTACCGATATACCGGCTGGGAAAACGGGAGTTTTGGCCGTGGTGGGGGTGTTCCGGCTGCCCGCCGTGACGGGGACGGCCTTTGCTCCCGGAGAGGCTCTTTACTGGGACGCCTCTGCCGGAAGCCTGACCAGGGACGGTACGGACGACAAACCCCTGGCGGGGTACGCCTGGACTCCGAAGGCGGCTTCGGCCAACTTTGGAGAGGTGAAGATCGACTGA
- a CDS encoding prohead protease/major capsid protein fusion protein → MTGFRGERAGTYYRDVPVDGTYYREIAGVETKGTESSRTVELSFSSESPVSRWGEVEYLSHDQGAVDLKRLEEMGVLLWNHKSDVPIGSIEKVWIDESSRKGRALVRFDDDEESDRIYRKVLAGSLKSVSVGYRVENWEKVPAGGTSSNGRFAGPCYVGTRWEGLEISIVSVPADPSVGVGRSVDEKGGDDGVKRNLSLPGDEAGNGAAPEAKRSDLAGNDGREENRSAADDLRNGERGNPSSGETVVRAIRAERERVSEIQEMGRSFDIDLGEFIRSGAELDTVRAEVMKKLKETRQAISVPCRVTEDEKEKFRSAARDALLIRGGLPVEDPAAGSMDLRGYRLERMAEECLTRMGERVGGNPMEMIGRALTTSDLPVILGSVANVSLMEGWGVQEESYLKWMDDSGVVTDFKEHTGARAGEVDDLLPLPESGEYKSGSMGEESEAWKIGTFGRMFSISRQSIVNDALGVLTDIPRKMGEAARRKVADVGYQAFLDNPKMGDKKDLFCTHHGNLQPAAAFSFTDFEATLTALSLMVQAMKRQTDLSGKRRLNIIPKFLVVPVALELAARRFLKQTETPLSVDTSANKANGGGANPYAGAFELVSDPRLDDVSETAFYMAAEKGKTVKLFFLNGIKEPYLEQQQGWNVDGTSYKVRIDVGAKAMDWRGFQKNPGA, encoded by the coding sequence GTGACCGGTTTTAGAGGTGAGAGGGCTGGAACCTACTACAGGGATGTCCCTGTAGACGGGACCTACTACAGGGAGATAGCCGGAGTTGAAACCAAGGGCACTGAGAGCTCCAGAACGGTGGAGCTCTCTTTTTCGTCCGAGTCTCCGGTTTCTCGCTGGGGAGAGGTGGAATATCTATCCCACGATCAGGGTGCCGTCGATTTGAAACGATTGGAGGAAATGGGAGTCCTACTCTGGAATCACAAATCCGACGTTCCAATCGGTTCGATAGAGAAGGTCTGGATAGATGAATCTTCCAGGAAGGGGCGGGCACTAGTCCGATTCGACGACGACGAGGAAAGCGACAGGATCTACAGAAAGGTTCTGGCCGGATCTCTCAAGAGCGTATCGGTGGGCTACAGGGTGGAGAACTGGGAAAAGGTTCCGGCCGGTGGTACGTCCAGCAACGGTCGTTTTGCCGGGCCCTGTTACGTGGGTACCAGATGGGAAGGACTGGAGATTTCCATCGTGTCGGTTCCCGCCGATCCGTCGGTGGGGGTGGGACGGAGTGTCGATGAAAAAGGAGGAGATGACGGAGTGAAAAGAAATTTGTCTTTGCCCGGCGACGAAGCCGGGAACGGTGCGGCCCCGGAGGCTAAGAGAAGCGACCTCGCCGGGAACGATGGGAGGGAGGAGAACCGGTCCGCTGCGGACGACCTCCGAAACGGCGAAAGAGGCAACCCTTCTTCAGGGGAAACCGTAGTCCGGGCTATCAGGGCCGAGCGGGAGAGGGTATCGGAGATCCAGGAGATGGGAAGATCCTTCGATATCGATCTTGGCGAATTCATCCGTTCCGGTGCGGAACTCGACACGGTGAGAGCCGAGGTCATGAAAAAGCTCAAGGAGACGCGGCAGGCAATCTCCGTTCCCTGCAGGGTGACGGAGGACGAGAAGGAGAAATTCCGTTCCGCCGCCAGAGATGCGCTCCTGATCCGCGGCGGTCTGCCCGTAGAGGATCCTGCCGCCGGATCCATGGATCTGAGAGGCTACAGGCTGGAGAGAATGGCCGAGGAATGTCTGACCCGGATGGGCGAGCGGGTCGGGGGAAATCCTATGGAGATGATAGGCCGCGCCCTGACCACCTCGGACCTTCCCGTCATCCTGGGAAGCGTTGCGAACGTCTCTCTTATGGAAGGGTGGGGCGTTCAGGAGGAGAGCTATCTTAAATGGATGGACGACTCCGGCGTCGTGACCGATTTCAAGGAACATACCGGGGCGAGGGCCGGAGAGGTGGACGATCTGCTTCCTCTGCCGGAGTCCGGAGAGTACAAGAGCGGATCCATGGGCGAGGAGTCGGAGGCCTGGAAGATAGGGACCTTCGGCCGTATGTTCTCCATATCCAGACAGTCGATCGTAAACGACGCACTGGGCGTACTGACCGATATTCCCCGGAAGATGGGCGAGGCCGCCAGGCGCAAGGTGGCCGACGTGGGCTACCAGGCTTTTCTGGATAACCCCAAGATGGGCGACAAGAAGGATCTTTTCTGTACCCATCACGGAAACCTTCAGCCTGCGGCGGCTTTCAGCTTCACCGATTTCGAGGCCACTTTGACGGCGCTAAGTCTTATGGTGCAGGCCATGAAGCGGCAGACGGACCTTTCCGGAAAGAGGCGGCTGAACATCATTCCCAAGTTCCTGGTGGTGCCGGTGGCTCTGGAGCTTGCGGCCAGGAGGTTCCTCAAACAGACCGAAACTCCTCTGTCGGTGGACACCTCGGCGAACAAAGCCAACGGAGGAGGAGCCAACCCCTACGCCGGAGCCTTCGAGCTCGTGTCCGATCCCAGATTGGACGACGTGAGCGAGACCGCTTTCTACATGGCCGCCGAGAAGGGCAAGACGGTAAAGTTGTTCTTCCTGAACGGGATCAAGGAACCCTATCTGGAACAGCAGCAGGGATGGAACGTGGACGGAACGAGCTACAAGGTGCGAATAGACGTGGGAGCCAAGGCCATGGACTGGCGCGGTTTCCAGAAGAACCCCGGGGCGTAG
- a CDS encoding phage portal protein, with product MSWFGKAGYVLDRAVGLVSPGAGARRMDDRAKMEARWDKRNYDAARIDRYGSGWVAVNKRPDETDRVYRDRIRARARDLERNNGIAQSVLLAMERHVVGTGLRPQAKILDADGTENEKLNREIEALWEVWAKPKNCDITGHDGFYGLQRMMVRRMVTDGEIYPILTAPEDGFIPLQIQMMEADALATWMPRAKDKRIVSGVEVNEYWRPLAYWFYRDDMETSSFGRTTEAVRVDAGRVLPMFVKTRPQAVRGISQFAHVMGNIRDSGEYMDAELMAARIAACFAAFIKTGSGNTPSIGRNATVQDALGRDKNVTRLEPGIVNTLPDGADVEFANPTHPNTGASDFVALQQRLIGAGTGQSYEVVSRDVSRTNYSSARAASLEDEEGYKVLRQFMVERVLEPLWEAFVCACVLSGKLNIRDYFQRPDVYNRCRWVPPGRQWVDPLKEVSAITKEMEAGITTLQDVCASKGKDWREVLEQISREREYMTSLNLGGLAGSSGIGQEALSLMALDNGKGE from the coding sequence ATGTCGTGGTTTGGTAAGGCGGGTTACGTGCTGGACCGGGCCGTGGGACTGGTGTCTCCCGGAGCCGGTGCCAGACGTATGGACGACAGGGCCAAGATGGAGGCCCGATGGGATAAACGCAACTACGACGCCGCCAGGATAGACCGCTACGGAAGCGGTTGGGTGGCGGTGAATAAAAGGCCGGACGAAACCGACCGAGTCTACAGGGATAGGATAAGGGCTCGGGCGAGAGACCTCGAACGGAACAACGGAATAGCTCAGAGCGTTCTGCTTGCGATGGAGCGTCACGTCGTAGGCACGGGGCTACGGCCTCAGGCTAAAATCCTCGATGCCGACGGAACGGAGAACGAAAAGCTGAACCGGGAGATAGAGGCCCTGTGGGAGGTGTGGGCGAAGCCGAAGAACTGCGACATAACCGGCCACGACGGGTTTTACGGTCTTCAGCGGATGATGGTTCGCCGTATGGTTACGGACGGAGAGATATACCCGATTCTCACGGCTCCGGAGGACGGATTCATTCCGCTGCAGATACAGATGATGGAGGCCGACGCCCTTGCGACCTGGATGCCCCGGGCGAAGGATAAGCGGATAGTTTCGGGAGTGGAGGTCAACGAGTACTGGCGTCCTCTGGCCTATTGGTTCTACAGGGACGACATGGAGACGTCCTCTTTCGGCAGAACCACCGAGGCGGTGAGAGTGGATGCCGGGCGGGTGTTGCCGATGTTCGTAAAGACCAGACCTCAGGCGGTGAGGGGTATAAGCCAGTTCGCCCATGTCATGGGCAATATCAGAGACTCGGGAGAGTACATGGATGCCGAACTGATGGCGGCCAGGATAGCGGCGTGCTTCGCCGCCTTCATAAAGACGGGAAGCGGGAACACTCCGTCGATAGGAAGAAACGCCACGGTCCAGGACGCCCTGGGCAGGGATAAGAACGTAACCAGACTCGAGCCGGGAATAGTGAATACCCTTCCGGACGGGGCGGATGTGGAGTTCGCCAACCCGACCCATCCCAACACCGGAGCCTCGGACTTCGTGGCTTTGCAGCAGAGACTGATAGGAGCGGGAACGGGGCAGAGCTACGAGGTGGTGAGCAGGGACGTGAGCCGAACGAACTACAGCTCGGCCAGGGCCGCATCCCTCGAGGACGAGGAAGGATACAAGGTGCTGAGGCAGTTCATGGTCGAGAGGGTCCTCGAACCTCTATGGGAGGCCTTCGTCTGTGCCTGCGTTCTGTCCGGAAAGCTGAACATACGGGATTATTTCCAGCGTCCCGATGTGTACAACCGGTGCCGGTGGGTTCCTCCCGGAAGACAGTGGGTGGATCCACTCAAAGAGGTATCGGCTATCACGAAGGAGATGGAGGCCGGAATAACAACCCTTCAGGATGTATGTGCCTCCAAGGGCAAGGATTGGAGGGAGGTGTTGGAGCAGATATCGCGAGAGAGGGAGTATATGACGTCCCTTAATCTCGGAGGTCTTGCCGGATCTTCCGGGATAGGGCAGGAGGCTCTTTCGTTGATGGCTCTGGATAACGGGAAAGGAGAGTGA
- a CDS encoding terminase gpA endonuclease subunit codes for MPWTFAELAACKPPERMTVSEWADRYRILTPRLAAKPGPWRTSYMPYLKGIMDAWNEPGVEEIVLCKGAQAGASEAANNCLGYTACQDPGAALVVYPTEDIAEWASENRLQDMIKTSNVFNGIFRERESDRLELQFRGMYIALTGANSPAALSAMPMRYIIFDEIDKYPRYSGREANPLKLGKERTKTFPNRKLMYISTPTLETGNIWRLLQRCDVVYRYEVPCPRCGELLSFSFKDVSWPEDLTEALRKEDDPTARQKIIRQVEDRAWYRCPHCEGRIEDRDKSFMLGEGRWVSEGVEPGKIRRIGFHWNSIYSPQISFGAVASEFLRSKDSPEDLMNFINSWLAEPFRESVAKAEPEKVLEASGNYSRGEVPDEAVAITAGVDVQKSEAYYVVRAWGPGLTSWLIEYGRFDTWNETDLQDGLRAHIVEPVYRFGDGRLCQIGYCLVDCGYRTDEVYDACVVYGDVLGPVKGASRRMDGYYRRHVVDRKGRKDGLTMLEANTSLLKDFIFGRMTKEPGTRGSWSLFRDCPRGYAEQIASEHKVMVTDARTGSSHHEWKKISGHAANHLLDCEVYATLAARMLNLHYMPTEEEREAMRPSSSSVDSAEGAGWLKGGGSGWWKGR; via the coding sequence GTGCCTTGGACATTCGCGGAACTTGCGGCCTGCAAGCCTCCGGAAAGGATGACCGTAAGCGAGTGGGCGGACCGTTATCGTATCCTGACTCCCAGGCTTGCCGCCAAGCCCGGACCGTGGAGGACTTCCTACATGCCCTATCTCAAGGGGATCATGGATGCCTGGAACGAGCCGGGAGTGGAGGAGATCGTTCTGTGCAAGGGAGCTCAGGCGGGGGCGTCGGAGGCGGCGAACAACTGTCTGGGTTACACGGCCTGTCAGGATCCCGGGGCGGCTCTGGTGGTGTATCCCACCGAGGACATAGCGGAATGGGCCAGCGAAAACCGGCTTCAGGACATGATAAAAACCAGCAACGTATTCAATGGGATCTTTCGGGAGAGGGAGTCGGATCGTCTGGAGCTTCAGTTTCGGGGAATGTATATAGCTCTCACCGGAGCGAACAGCCCCGCCGCTCTCTCCGCCATGCCTATGAGATACATAATCTTCGACGAGATCGACAAGTATCCGAGGTATTCGGGTCGGGAGGCTAATCCGCTGAAGCTGGGGAAGGAGAGGACCAAGACTTTTCCCAACCGAAAGCTGATGTACATATCCACTCCGACCCTGGAGACCGGGAACATCTGGCGGCTTTTGCAGAGGTGCGACGTCGTCTATCGGTACGAGGTTCCCTGTCCTCGTTGCGGGGAGCTCCTCTCCTTCTCCTTCAAGGATGTGTCGTGGCCCGAGGATCTCACGGAAGCCCTCAGGAAGGAGGACGATCCCACCGCCAGACAGAAGATAATTCGCCAGGTGGAGGATCGGGCGTGGTATCGCTGTCCTCACTGTGAAGGAAGGATAGAGGATCGGGACAAGTCTTTTATGCTGGGCGAAGGCAGATGGGTTTCGGAAGGAGTCGAGCCGGGGAAAATCCGTCGGATAGGTTTCCACTGGAACTCGATATATTCTCCTCAGATTTCGTTCGGTGCCGTGGCTTCGGAGTTCCTTCGGTCGAAAGACAGTCCGGAGGATCTTATGAACTTCATAAACTCCTGGCTGGCCGAGCCCTTCAGGGAGTCGGTGGCCAAGGCGGAGCCGGAGAAGGTTCTGGAGGCTTCCGGAAATTATTCCCGAGGAGAGGTGCCGGACGAGGCTGTGGCCATTACCGCCGGAGTGGACGTCCAGAAGTCGGAGGCCTATTACGTGGTTCGTGCCTGGGGGCCTGGGCTTACGTCCTGGCTTATCGAGTATGGCCGGTTCGACACCTGGAACGAGACGGACCTGCAAGACGGTTTGAGGGCCCATATAGTGGAGCCGGTCTATCGTTTCGGCGACGGTCGTCTGTGTCAGATCGGCTACTGCCTTGTCGACTGCGGCTACAGGACCGACGAGGTTTACGACGCCTGCGTGGTGTACGGCGATGTTCTGGGTCCGGTCAAGGGGGCCTCTCGCAGGATGGACGGTTATTACCGCCGTCACGTGGTGGACCGCAAGGGCCGGAAAGACGGCCTCACCATGCTGGAGGCGAATACGTCTCTGTTGAAGGATTTCATTTTCGGACGTATGACGAAGGAGCCCGGAACTAGAGGGTCGTGGTCGCTTTTCAGAGACTGCCCGAGAGGATACGCCGAGCAGATAGCGTCGGAACACAAGGTGATGGTGACGGATGCCAGGACAGGTTCCAGTCATCACGAGTGGAAGAAGATCTCCGGACACGCCGCTAACCACCTTCTGGACTGCGAGGTTTATGCGACTCTGGCGGCAAGGATGCTCAACCTGCACTACATGCCGACGGAGGAGGAGCGGGAGGCCATGAGGCCGTCGTCTTCTTCCGTGGATTCCGCCGAAGGTGCGGGATGGCTGAAGGGCGGCGGTTCGGGATGGTGGAAAGGGAGGTGA
- a CDS encoding terminase small subunit: MIRLAKPNIKVEGDRIMLSTKRCAAFFGVTSKTMSEWKRSGCPQAGRGWWDPEEVYRWRCGLETDSPDNDGNWQAVKLKAEAEYRKAKAAQEEIRLKVLEGRYIPFEQVEDAWADRLVICRTNMFGWVNTLPPLLEGMSRTEMEKILGEEIRIIWEGYSRDGPFTPAGKKEKEVVR, encoded by the coding sequence GTGATCCGCCTGGCGAAGCCCAACATCAAGGTCGAGGGCGACAGGATAATGCTCTCCACCAAAAGATGCGCCGCCTTTTTCGGGGTGACCTCCAAGACGATGTCCGAGTGGAAGAGGTCCGGCTGTCCTCAGGCCGGTAGGGGGTGGTGGGATCCTGAGGAGGTTTATAGGTGGCGGTGCGGACTGGAGACCGACAGCCCCGACAACGACGGTAACTGGCAGGCGGTAAAGCTGAAAGCCGAGGCCGAATATCGCAAGGCGAAGGCGGCTCAGGAGGAGATCCGTCTTAAGGTTCTGGAGGGGCGGTACATTCCGTTCGAGCAGGTTGAGGATGCCTGGGCCGATCGCCTGGTGATCTGCCGGACCAACATGTTCGGCTGGGTCAATACTCTGCCTCCTCTGCTGGAGGGCATGTCTCGGACGGAGATGGAGAAGATTCTGGGAGAGGAGATCCGGATTATCTGGGAGGGGTATTCGAGAGACGGCCCCTTCACACCGGCGGGCAAGAAGGAAAAGGAGGTGGTTCGTTGA
- a CDS encoding tyrosine-type recombinase/integrase, which produces MKYTSPFRGRRQINRMKRAILERPGRFSREAALRDYALFVFGINSALRIGDLLDLKVDDVLAGRSCRLRIEEEIRLREGKTGNIRTFPLVDKSREALKDYLRYRKDLRGLARDEPLWAAVRRKGEEMRAISRMQVYRMLNDAAVRANEASPPAERINLRTTSIGCHSMRKTLGYMLYYEGDSVPLADIQTMYGHSSEKVTLRYLGITKEITDGHYRALNL; this is translated from the coding sequence TTGAAATACACGAGTCCCTTCCGAGGCAGGAGGCAGATCAACCGGATGAAGCGGGCCATTCTTGAAAGGCCGGGGAGATTCAGCCGGGAGGCGGCTTTGAGGGATTACGCCCTTTTCGTCTTCGGGATCAATTCGGCCCTCCGGATCGGAGATCTGCTCGACCTCAAGGTGGACGACGTCCTGGCCGGTAGAAGCTGTCGTCTCAGGATAGAGGAGGAAATAAGGCTTCGGGAGGGAAAGACCGGTAACATCCGGACGTTCCCCCTCGTAGACAAAAGCCGGGAGGCCTTAAAGGACTATCTGCGCTACAGGAAGGATCTCAGGGGCTTGGCTAGAGACGAGCCCCTATGGGCCGCCGTCCGCCGGAAGGGAGAGGAGATGCGGGCCATATCGAGGATGCAGGTCTACCGGATGCTGAACGATGCGGCGGTACGAGCCAACGAGGCATCGCCTCCGGCGGAGCGGATCAACCTTCGAACCACGTCCATCGGCTGCCACTCCATGAGGAAGACCCTGGGGTACATGCTCTATTACGAGGGTGATTCGGTGCCTCTGGCGGATATCCAGACCATGTACGGCCACTCGTCGGAGAAGGTTACTCTGCGTTATCTGGGCATCACGAAAGAGATAACGGACGGCCACTACAGGGCCTTGAACCTGTGA